The following are encoded in a window of Sphaerisporangium siamense genomic DNA:
- a CDS encoding N-acyl homoserine lactonase family protein gives MTSQARRMYSLQYGAERVTKGLSMRGGSGVLYWEPLTGVVVETETGWVLLDTGMGRAALEDEANQRAYAAAADAYGADPAETEWHLYPAPPVTGRWNWGLPGDPLERALAGVGLRPGDLSLACVSHMHLDHSGGVPTLAAAGVPVAIQRAELEFARSGVPTLDDGYRRQDWEHEVAWRLLDGDAELAPGVWAVATPGHTPGHMSYRVDLPETGTWLFAMDAADLAQNFHDRVPCGSCAGGTPADEKAAEDSLERLLGEARRLRARLIPGHDQIVHNAIRHPAGGHR, from the coding sequence ATGACATCGCAGGCACGCCGCATGTACTCGCTGCAGTACGGCGCGGAACGGGTGACCAAGGGGCTGTCCATGCGCGGCGGCTCCGGGGTCCTGTACTGGGAGCCGCTGACCGGCGTCGTCGTCGAGACCGAGACCGGGTGGGTGCTCCTCGACACCGGGATGGGCCGCGCGGCCCTGGAGGACGAGGCCAACCAGCGGGCGTACGCGGCCGCCGCCGACGCCTACGGGGCCGACCCCGCAGAGACCGAATGGCACCTGTACCCCGCTCCTCCCGTGACCGGACGCTGGAACTGGGGCCTGCCGGGCGACCCGCTGGAGCGGGCGCTCGCCGGCGTCGGGCTGCGCCCCGGCGACCTCTCGCTGGCCTGCGTGAGCCACATGCACCTGGACCACTCGGGCGGCGTGCCGACCCTGGCCGCGGCCGGGGTCCCGGTGGCCATCCAGCGCGCCGAGCTGGAGTTCGCCAGGAGCGGCGTGCCGACGCTGGACGACGGTTACCGGCGGCAGGACTGGGAGCACGAGGTCGCCTGGCGGCTCCTCGACGGCGACGCCGAGCTGGCGCCGGGGGTGTGGGCCGTGGCGACCCCGGGACACACCCCCGGGCACATGTCCTACCGCGTCGATCTCCCCGAGACGGGCACGTGGCTCTTCGCCATGGACGCCGCCGACCTCGCGCAGAACTTCCACGACAGGGTTCCCTGCGGCTCCTGCGCCGGGGGGACCCCCGCCGACGAGAAAGCGGCGGAGGACTCCCTCGAACGGCTGCTCGGCGAGGCCAGGCGGCTACGCGCCCGCCTGATTCCCGGCCACGACCAGATCGTGCACAACGCCATCAGACACCCCGCCGGCGGCCATCGCTGA